The proteins below come from a single Comamonas antarctica genomic window:
- the ybiB gene encoding DNA-binding protein YbiB → MGISHYIKDIGRGARGARAVTREQAQDLLGQVLDGQVTDLEIGAFCIAMRIKGESADEMGGFLDALHARTRKFAAGSRPTVVLPSYNGARRLPVLTPLLALLLAREGLPVLLHGMRTEARRVLASDVLEALGIAATHAPADPSAELPAIAPGSVAHIATGELQPGLARLLAAREVIGLRNPGHSVAKLYAPCAGPCVLVTSYTHPEYAGMLQECLQGRGASALLSRGLEGEVAADPRRMPRYDGFVHGAHRVLQEQQAGTASSVEGLPEAIDIATTADYTRRVLAGELPVPPAIAQQVAFILQIVQALEAAPAQTLLARSA, encoded by the coding sequence ATGGGCATCAGCCACTACATCAAAGACATCGGCCGCGGCGCGCGCGGGGCGCGTGCGGTCACGCGGGAGCAGGCGCAGGATCTGCTGGGGCAGGTCCTCGACGGCCAGGTCACCGACCTGGAGATTGGCGCGTTCTGCATTGCCATGCGCATCAAGGGCGAGTCGGCCGATGAGATGGGCGGCTTTCTCGACGCGCTGCATGCGCGCACGCGCAAGTTTGCTGCGGGCAGCCGCCCGACGGTGGTGCTGCCCAGCTACAACGGCGCACGCCGGCTGCCGGTCCTGACCCCATTGCTGGCCTTGCTGCTGGCGCGCGAAGGGCTGCCGGTGCTGTTGCATGGCATGCGCACCGAGGCGCGGCGGGTGCTGGCCAGCGACGTGCTCGAAGCGCTGGGCATTGCGGCCACGCATGCGCCGGCGGATCCATCGGCCGAACTGCCCGCGATTGCGCCCGGCAGCGTGGCGCATATCGCCACGGGCGAACTGCAGCCCGGGCTGGCGCGGCTGCTGGCGGCGCGCGAAGTGATCGGGCTGCGCAATCCGGGCCACAGCGTGGCCAAACTGTATGCGCCCTGCGCCGGCCCCTGCGTGCTGGTCACGAGCTATACCCATCCCGAGTACGCCGGCATGCTGCAGGAGTGTTTGCAGGGCCGGGGCGCCAGCGCGCTGCTGTCGCGCGGGCTGGAAGGCGAGGTCGCTGCCGACCCGCGCCGCATGCCGCGCTACGATGGTTTCGTGCACGGCGCGCACCGCGTGCTGCAGGAGCAGCAGGCGGGCACGGCCAGCAGTGTCGAGGGCCTGCCCGAAGCCATCGATATCGCCACCACCGCCGATTACACGCGCCGCGTGCTCGCAGGCGAGCTGCCTGTGCCGCCAGCCATTGCCCAGCAGGTGGCCTTCATTCTGCAAATCGTGCAGGCGCTTGAAGCCGCGCCTGCCCAGACCCTCCTGGCGCGCAGCGCCTGA
- a CDS encoding acyl-CoA thioesterase, whose product MNLPAHQLSMTVLMSPDMANFSGNVHGGAILKQLDQVAYACASRYAGRYVVTLSVDQVMFLQPIHVGELVTFLASVNHTGTSSMEVGIKVIAEDIRNQSVRHVNSCFFTMVAVDDDRKTVPVPPLKPANYDERRRWGAAVLRKQIRKEQAERFEQVRQAAAAETV is encoded by the coding sequence ATGAACCTACCTGCACACCAGCTCAGCATGACCGTGCTGATGTCGCCCGACATGGCCAACTTCTCCGGCAACGTGCATGGCGGCGCGATCCTCAAGCAGCTCGACCAGGTGGCCTACGCCTGCGCCAGCCGCTATGCGGGCCGCTATGTCGTGACGCTGAGCGTGGACCAGGTGATGTTCCTGCAGCCCATCCATGTGGGCGAGCTGGTGACCTTTCTGGCCAGTGTCAACCATACCGGCACCTCGTCGATGGAAGTCGGCATCAAGGTGATTGCCGAGGACATCCGCAACCAGAGCGTGCGCCACGTCAACAGCTGCTTCTTCACCATGGTCGCCGTGGACGATGACCGCAAGACCGTTCCGGTTCCTCCGCTCAAGCCCGCCAATTACGACGAACGCCGCCGCTGGGGCGCGGCCGTGCTGCGCAAGCAGATCCGCAAGGAGCAGGCCGAGCGCTTCGAACAGGTGCGCCAGGCAGCGGCGGCCGAGACCGTCTGA
- a CDS encoding TauD/TfdA family dioxygenase — MNEIHAAPSAWYAQDVRDDPSWVQRLSAEEIDGFDQALAHARSHSKPLLAMQQQDFPLPEAARKALQRALATTQGRWGMCLLKGFPVHRWSEADCRLAYWGMGLYMGVGRTQNKASEIINDVRDAGGDYKSKGGRGYNTNAQLDFHQDSCDVVALLCRRTAKSGGTSKVISSMALREQVLARRPDLIPVLEADFHHSYQGTQDPSQAPFYRCPIFSRPGEVFTARTNRKNTVAAQRDFDEVPRLTPAQTEALDLLDELMPSEQLCYSMELEQGDLQLLNNYVTLHSRTHFEDHEHPDDKRHLFRLWLAVPGSQPLPAAFEEYFYDIRPGSVRGGVRGSAITDEFLAYERRQADALGMVCKPWVAVRETAAA, encoded by the coding sequence ATGAACGAGATACACGCCGCCCCATCCGCCTGGTATGCCCAGGATGTGCGCGATGACCCGAGCTGGGTGCAGCGCCTGAGCGCCGAGGAAATCGACGGTTTCGACCAAGCCCTGGCGCATGCCAGAAGCCATTCCAAACCACTGCTTGCCATGCAGCAGCAGGATTTCCCGCTGCCTGAAGCCGCACGCAAGGCGCTGCAGCGCGCGCTGGCAACGACCCAGGGCCGCTGGGGCATGTGCCTGCTCAAGGGCTTTCCCGTGCACCGCTGGAGCGAGGCCGACTGCCGGCTGGCCTACTGGGGCATGGGGCTGTACATGGGCGTGGGTCGCACGCAGAACAAGGCCAGCGAGATCATCAACGATGTGCGCGATGCGGGCGGCGACTACAAGTCCAAGGGCGGGCGCGGCTACAACACCAATGCACAGCTGGATTTCCACCAGGACTCCTGCGATGTGGTCGCACTGCTGTGCCGGCGCACGGCCAAGTCCGGCGGCACCAGCAAGGTCATCAGCTCGATGGCGCTGCGCGAGCAGGTGCTGGCGCGCCGGCCCGACCTGATTCCCGTGCTCGAAGCCGATTTCCACCACAGCTACCAGGGCACGCAGGACCCGTCGCAGGCGCCGTTCTACCGCTGCCCGATTTTCAGCCGCCCGGGCGAGGTGTTCACCGCGCGCACCAACCGCAAGAACACCGTGGCCGCGCAGCGCGACTTCGACGAGGTGCCACGCCTCACGCCGGCGCAGACCGAGGCGCTGGACCTGCTGGACGAACTCATGCCCAGCGAACAGCTGTGCTACTCGATGGAGCTGGAGCAGGGCGACCTGCAGCTGCTCAACAACTATGTGACGCTGCACTCGCGCACGCACTTCGAGGACCACGAGCACCCCGACGACAAGCGCCATCTGTTCCGGCTGTGGCTGGCGGTGCCCGGCTCGCAGCCGCTGCCAGCGGCGTTCGAGGAGTACTTCTACGACATCCGCCCGGGCTCGGTGCGTGGCGGCGTGCGCGGCAGCGCGATCACCGACGAGTTCCTGGCCTATGAGCGCCGCCAGGCCGACGCGCTGGGCATGGTCTGCAAGCCCTGGGTGGCGGTGCGCGAGACGGCCGCCGCCTAG
- the cobA gene encoding uroporphyrinogen-III C-methyltransferase → MNHISPSLPMGRCTLVGAGPGDPDLLTLKALKAIQAASVLLVDDLVSDAIVAHAAPTARIVYVGKRGGCKSTPQAFIEKLMLQAVQDGENVVRLKGGDPFIFGRGGEEVEHLRAAGIEVEVVNGITAGLAGLSSLGAPLTHRAHARGVVFITGHAKPGADDTDWAQLAATANALRLTLVIYMGMRGAAHIQQGLLQGLAPQTPVAVIQNASLEKQRHAVTTLAALQATIEAEKLASPSVIVVGDVVQGVAAWAAAPAPAQHAA, encoded by the coding sequence ATGAACCACATCTCTCCTTCCCTGCCCATGGGCCGTTGCACACTCGTGGGCGCGGGCCCGGGCGACCCGGATCTGCTGACCCTCAAGGCCTTGAAGGCCATTCAGGCGGCCAGCGTGCTGCTGGTCGACGACCTGGTGAGCGACGCCATCGTCGCCCATGCGGCGCCCACGGCGCGCATCGTCTACGTCGGCAAGCGCGGCGGCTGCAAGAGCACGCCGCAGGCCTTCATTGAAAAGCTGATGCTGCAGGCCGTGCAGGATGGCGAGAACGTGGTGCGGCTCAAGGGTGGCGACCCGTTCATCTTCGGCCGCGGCGGCGAGGAGGTCGAGCACCTGCGCGCTGCGGGCATTGAAGTGGAAGTGGTCAACGGCATCACCGCAGGCCTTGCGGGGCTGAGCTCGCTGGGCGCGCCGCTGACGCACCGCGCCCATGCGCGCGGCGTGGTGTTCATCACCGGCCATGCCAAGCCTGGCGCCGACGACACCGACTGGGCGCAGCTGGCCGCCACGGCCAACGCGCTGCGCCTCACGCTGGTGATCTACATGGGCATGCGCGGCGCGGCGCATATCCAGCAGGGGCTGCTGCAAGGCCTGGCGCCGCAGACGCCGGTGGCCGTGATTCAGAATGCAAGCCTGGAAAAGCAGCGCCATGCGGTGACCACGCTGGCCGCGCTGCAGGCGACGATCGAAGCCGAGAAGCTTGCCAGCCCGAGCGTGATCGTGGTCGGCGATGTGGTGCAGGGTGTCGCGGCCTGGGCGGCCGCACCGGCGCCGGCGCAGCACGCGGCGTGA
- a CDS encoding DUF937 domain-containing protein, whose amino-acid sequence MNASTSLTNDLLGQLQGAPMQSMAQQLGMGSAETERAVGTALPMLLGALGNNASQPQGALDLFGALQRDHLGQAGAGGGLGGMLGNVLGGLLGGGAAASPVPQAADSASILGHIFGGKRQQAETGLAQATGLGANAGQLLQLLAPIVMAYLAQRVQSGGLDAGGLGQELGREKAQVQQQGGAAGGLLSGLLDQNGDGKLDMGDLFKLGAGFLGGRR is encoded by the coding sequence ATGAATGCTTCGACTTCCCTGACCAACGACCTGCTGGGCCAGCTGCAGGGCGCTCCCATGCAAAGCATGGCGCAGCAACTGGGCATGGGCAGCGCCGAAACCGAACGCGCCGTGGGCACGGCGCTGCCGATGCTGCTGGGCGCGCTGGGCAACAATGCCTCGCAGCCGCAGGGTGCGCTGGATCTGTTTGGCGCGCTGCAGCGCGACCACCTGGGCCAGGCCGGGGCAGGCGGCGGCCTGGGCGGCATGCTGGGCAATGTGCTTGGGGGACTGCTGGGCGGCGGCGCCGCTGCCAGCCCGGTGCCACAGGCTGCGGATAGCGCTTCGATCCTGGGACATATCTTTGGCGGCAAGCGCCAGCAGGCCGAGACCGGCTTGGCCCAGGCCACGGGGCTGGGCGCCAATGCCGGCCAGCTGCTGCAGCTGCTCGCGCCCATCGTCATGGCCTATCTCGCGCAGCGCGTGCAGTCCGGCGGCCTCGATGCCGGCGGCCTGGGCCAGGAACTGGGCCGCGAAAAAGCCCAGGTGCAGCAGCAGGGCGGCGCCGCGGGCGGGCTGTTGTCGGGCCTGCTGGACCAGAACGGCGATGGCAAGCTCGACATGGGCGACCTGTTCAAGCTGGGCGCGGGATTCCTGGGCGGCCGGCGCTGA
- a CDS encoding CBS domain-containing protein, whose protein sequence is MTTVADILRGKGSAEVYSVRPEDSMLEALQRMAEYRVGALMVLDGGQARHIAGIVTERDYARKIVLQGRNSATTPVREVMTAAVHCVDMAQTCEECMALMTRQRIRHLPVLDAQQQLAGLVSIGDLVKAIISEQQFTIDQLEHYISGQRG, encoded by the coding sequence ATGACGACTGTTGCAGACATCCTGCGGGGCAAGGGCAGTGCCGAGGTGTATTCCGTGCGGCCCGAGGATTCCATGCTCGAGGCATTGCAGCGCATGGCCGAGTACCGCGTCGGCGCGCTGATGGTGCTCGATGGCGGGCAGGCACGGCATATCGCCGGTATCGTCACCGAGCGCGATTACGCGCGCAAGATCGTGCTGCAGGGCCGCAATTCGGCGACCACGCCGGTGCGCGAGGTCATGACGGCGGCCGTGCATTGCGTCGACATGGCGCAGACCTGCGAGGAATGCATGGCGCTGATGACGCGCCAGCGCATCCGCCATCTGCCGGTGCTCGACGCGCAGCAGCAGCTCGCCGGCCTGGTGTCGATCGGCGATCTGGTCAAGGCCATCATCTCCGAGCAGCAGTTCACCATCGACCAGCTCGAGCACTACATCTCCGGCCAGCGCGGTTGA
- the tsaD gene encoding tRNA (adenosine(37)-N6)-threonylcarbamoyltransferase complex transferase subunit TsaD — MSLILGIESSCDETGVALVRLPEGGAMPTLLSHALHSQIEMHQAYGGVVPELASRDHIRRVLPLTEAVLTESGLALADIDVVAFTRGPGLAGALLVGAGVACALGAALDKPVLGVHHLEGHLLSPFLSQDPPQFPFVALLVSGGHTQLMQVNGVGDYAILGETIDDAAGEAFDKSAKLMGLGYPGGPALSKLAQEGDPLAFKLPRPLLHSGDLDFSFAGLKTAVLTQAKKLGDDLPARKADLAASTEAAIVDVLVKKTLAALKQTGMQRVVVAGGVGANRLLRAQLNAACAKMKVRVHYPELHLCTDNGAMIAMAAAMRIQSGREQPAAEYAFDVKPRWPLDSLA, encoded by the coding sequence ATGAGCTTGATCCTGGGAATTGAATCTTCGTGCGATGAAACCGGTGTGGCGCTGGTGCGCCTGCCCGAAGGCGGCGCCATGCCCACGCTGCTGTCGCACGCGTTGCACAGCCAGATTGAAATGCACCAGGCCTATGGCGGCGTGGTGCCCGAACTCGCCAGCCGCGACCATATCCGCCGCGTGCTGCCACTGACCGAAGCGGTGCTCACGGAGTCGGGCCTGGCCTTGGCGGATATCGACGTGGTGGCCTTCACACGCGGCCCGGGCCTGGCCGGCGCGCTGCTGGTGGGTGCGGGCGTGGCCTGCGCGCTGGGGGCGGCGCTGGACAAGCCGGTGCTGGGCGTGCATCACCTCGAAGGCCATCTGCTGTCGCCCTTCCTCAGCCAGGATCCGCCGCAGTTCCCGTTTGTCGCACTGCTGGTGTCGGGCGGGCACACGCAGCTGATGCAGGTCAATGGCGTGGGCGACTATGCCATCCTGGGAGAAACCATCGACGATGCGGCGGGCGAAGCCTTCGACAAGTCAGCCAAGCTGATGGGCCTGGGCTACCCGGGCGGACCTGCGCTGTCGAAGCTCGCGCAGGAGGGCGATCCGCTGGCGTTCAAGCTGCCGCGCCCGCTGCTGCACAGCGGCGATCTCGATTTCTCGTTTGCCGGGCTCAAGACCGCGGTGCTGACCCAGGCCAAGAAGCTGGGCGACGACCTGCCCGCGCGCAAGGCCGACCTGGCGGCCAGCACCGAGGCGGCGATCGTCGATGTGCTGGTCAAGAAGACGCTGGCCGCGCTCAAGCAGACCGGCATGCAGCGCGTGGTGGTCGCGGGCGGCGTGGGCGCCAACCGGCTGCTGCGCGCGCAACTCAATGCCGCCTGCGCGAAGATGAAGGTGCGCGTGCATTATCCCGAGCTGCATCTGTGCACCGACAACGGCGCGATGATCGCCATGGCTGCGGCGATGCGCATTCAGTCGGGGCGCGAGCAGCCCGCGGCCGAGTATGCGTTCGACGTGAAGCCGCGCTGGCCGCTGGATTCACTGGCCTGA
- a CDS encoding Bug family tripartite tricarboxylate transporter substrate binding protein, translated as MKRRALLQHAGLAALGLSLPAWAQTAGATRILVGAPPGGGTDILGRALALEMGKQLSRSVIVENRPGAGGNIAALGVSKAAADGGTLLLSYTSHVINPALYRKLPFDPVADFTPIVPIATAPSILVVPARCPANNLKELVAMASDKPGTMNVAIAGLGGANHLAGEMLRKMAQIDVLGIPYKGTSGALTDLMAGQVDIVFSGYGAAGGLIKAGRVKALAVTSAARMAALPQVPPVADLLPGFDYSAWYGLFGPAGMAAKEVEALRAAAHAAQKTPGLREQLEREGMELLQMDTPAFRSFLAAELDRWKLAVKASGVELM; from the coding sequence ATGAAACGTCGCGCCTTGTTGCAACATGCCGGTCTTGCCGCGCTGGGCCTGTCCCTGCCGGCCTGGGCCCAGACCGCGGGTGCCACCCGCATTCTCGTCGGTGCGCCTCCGGGCGGCGGCACCGACATCCTCGGGCGCGCGCTGGCGCTGGAGATGGGCAAGCAGCTGTCGCGCAGCGTGATTGTCGAGAACCGCCCGGGCGCGGGCGGCAACATCGCCGCGCTGGGCGTGTCCAAGGCCGCGGCCGATGGCGGCACGCTGCTGCTGAGCTACACCAGCCATGTGATCAATCCAGCGCTGTACCGCAAGCTGCCGTTCGATCCCGTGGCCGACTTCACGCCCATCGTGCCGATTGCCACCGCGCCCAGCATCCTGGTGGTGCCGGCCAGGTGCCCGGCCAACAACCTCAAGGAGCTGGTGGCGATGGCCAGCGACAAGCCCGGCACCATGAACGTGGCCATTGCCGGCCTGGGCGGCGCCAACCACCTGGCCGGCGAGATGCTGCGCAAGATGGCCCAGATCGATGTGCTGGGCATTCCCTACAAGGGTACCTCGGGCGCGCTCACCGACCTGATGGCGGGGCAGGTGGACATCGTGTTCTCGGGCTATGGCGCGGCTGGCGGGTTGATCAAGGCGGGCCGCGTCAAGGCGCTGGCCGTGACCAGTGCCGCGCGCATGGCGGCGCTGCCCCAGGTGCCGCCCGTGGCCGATCTGCTGCCGGGCTTCGATTACAGCGCCTGGTACGGGCTGTTCGGCCCCGCGGGCATGGCAGCGAAGGAGGTCGAGGCCCTGCGCGCCGCGGCGCATGCGGCGCAGAAGACGCCCGGCCTGCGCGAGCAGCTCGAGCGCGAAGGCATGGAACTGCTGCAGATGGACACGCCCGCGTTCCGCAGCTTCCTGGCGGCCGAACTCGACCGCTGGAAGCTGGCCGTGAAGGCTTCGGGCGTGGAGCTGATGTAG
- a CDS encoding LysR family transcriptional regulator, whose translation MKIAAFHTLHTVIVTGSLAKAAQALNLTPSAVSMQMKQLEDYMGTALFDRSGQTIRAVPLAHEIAGIMEEALARVEALRERPDTRVQGTVRLGIVDTLLPLLLPRTLSALQQRHPLLRVGVDRGKSRALMQRIRSAEVDLALLALPPQEPQTARGLVWQPLLQRDFVLLAPRASTQQTPEALLAAQRLIGYDRSTVTGQLASRYLAEKYGVRTLDMEFDSIPAIVSMVGLGMGVALLQIADPRLLQADEVQVVALPADAPRMQYALLMRQADQDKRNVQALVQVLGDVAREIG comes from the coding sequence TTGAAGATTGCCGCCTTCCATACCCTGCACACCGTCATCGTGACCGGCTCGCTGGCCAAGGCCGCGCAGGCGCTGAACCTCACGCCCAGCGCCGTCAGCATGCAGATGAAGCAGCTCGAGGATTACATGGGCACGGCGCTGTTCGACCGTTCCGGGCAGACCATCCGCGCGGTGCCGCTGGCGCATGAAATCGCCGGCATCATGGAAGAGGCGCTGGCCCGCGTCGAGGCGCTGCGCGAGCGCCCCGACACGCGCGTGCAGGGCACGGTGCGCCTGGGCATCGTCGACACCCTGCTGCCGCTGCTGCTGCCGCGCACGCTGTCGGCGCTGCAGCAGCGCCACCCACTGCTGCGCGTGGGTGTGGACCGCGGCAAGAGCCGCGCACTGATGCAGCGCATCCGTTCGGCCGAGGTGGACCTGGCCTTGCTGGCGCTGCCGCCGCAGGAGCCGCAGACCGCGCGCGGCCTGGTGTGGCAGCCGCTGCTGCAGCGCGATTTCGTGTTGCTTGCGCCGCGCGCCAGCACGCAGCAGACGCCCGAGGCGCTGCTGGCGGCGCAGCGGCTGATCGGCTACGACCGCAGCACCGTCACCGGCCAACTGGCCAGCCGCTACCTGGCCGAGAAATACGGCGTGCGCACGCTGGACATGGAGTTCGACAGCATCCCGGCCATCGTTTCCATGGTCGGGCTGGGCATGGGCGTGGCCCTGCTGCAGATTGCCGATCCGCGTCTGCTGCAGGCCGACGAGGTGCAGGTCGTTGCCCTGCCCGCCGACGCGCCGCGCATGCAGTATGCGTTGCTCATGCGCCAGGCCGATCAGGACAAGCGCAATGTCCAGGCACTGGTGCAGGTGCTGGGCGATGTGGCCAGGGAGATCGGCTGA
- a CDS encoding efflux transporter outer membrane subunit, with protein MPTLSLETHHCAARRPAMALAAALVALALAGCATTQRPDAALPAMAVPAAWSPDHLVYTPDADPQSLATWWQRLGDPQLSTLVEQALQANPSLASSQAALRQARAQRDATAAGLSPSLDGSGSAQRSRSGNSTGNSFSLGLDASWELDVFGRLASGVAASDADVRTAQATLEGARVSLAAEVALSYIELRSLQQRLAIARSNLASQQETLQITDWRMQAGLTTSLATEQARAQVAQTAAQVPALESSLAQTRHALAVLTGQNPAALDTQLASVVRVPQAPDALALQIPAETLRQRPDVIAAEARIAAALARVAQADAARYPSFRLGGSLGLRALTIGALTQGSSVASALLGSISVPLLDGGAARAQVRVQEASLEQARLNYAGTVLTALQEVEDALAALQGDGARIAQLRVASEAAAMAALLAQQRYNSGLVDFQTVLETQRTQLAAQDSLANAEASLASDHVRLYKALGGGWTPAALQSPAAVAATN; from the coding sequence ATGCCTACCCTGTCACTAGAAACCCATCATTGCGCTGCGCGCCGGCCCGCCATGGCCCTGGCGGCGGCGCTGGTCGCACTGGCGCTGGCCGGCTGTGCGACGACGCAGCGCCCGGATGCGGCCCTGCCGGCAATGGCCGTGCCTGCGGCTTGGTCGCCCGACCATCTGGTCTACACCCCCGACGCCGATCCGCAATCGCTTGCCACCTGGTGGCAGCGGCTGGGCGATCCGCAATTGAGCACGCTGGTCGAGCAGGCGCTGCAGGCCAATCCCTCGCTCGCGTCGAGCCAGGCGGCGCTGCGCCAGGCGCGCGCGCAGCGCGATGCCACGGCCGCAGGCCTTTCGCCCTCGCTTGACGGGTCGGGCTCGGCGCAGCGCTCGCGTTCGGGCAATTCCACCGGCAACAGCTTCTCGCTGGGACTCGATGCCAGCTGGGAGCTCGATGTGTTCGGCCGGCTGGCCAGCGGCGTTGCGGCCAGCGACGCCGATGTGCGCACCGCGCAGGCGACGCTCGAAGGCGCGCGCGTGTCGCTGGCGGCCGAGGTGGCTCTGAGCTATATCGAGCTGCGCAGCCTGCAGCAGCGCCTGGCGATTGCGCGCAGCAATCTGGCGAGCCAGCAGGAGACGCTGCAGATCACCGACTGGCGCATGCAGGCCGGACTGACCACTTCTCTCGCCACCGAGCAGGCGCGTGCCCAGGTCGCGCAGACCGCGGCCCAGGTCCCGGCGCTCGAGTCCAGCCTGGCGCAGACGCGCCACGCACTGGCCGTGCTGACCGGCCAGAACCCGGCGGCGCTCGACACCCAGCTGGCGTCCGTGGTCCGCGTGCCGCAGGCGCCCGATGCGCTCGCGCTGCAGATTCCCGCCGAAACACTGCGCCAGCGCCCCGATGTGATTGCCGCCGAGGCGCGGATTGCCGCGGCGCTGGCGCGCGTGGCGCAAGCCGATGCCGCGCGCTATCCGAGCTTTCGCCTGGGCGGCTCGCTGGGCTTGCGCGCGCTGACCATCGGCGCGTTGACGCAGGGCAGCTCGGTGGCCAGCGCGCTGCTGGGCAGCATTTCGGTGCCGCTGCTCGATGGCGGCGCGGCGCGCGCGCAGGTGCGCGTGCAGGAGGCCAGCCTGGAGCAGGCGCGTCTGAACTATGCCGGCACGGTGCTCACGGCCCTGCAGGAAGTCGAGGATGCGCTGGCCGCGCTGCAAGGCGACGGCGCACGCATCGCACAGCTGCGCGTGGCTTCCGAAGCCGCGGCCATGGCGGCGCTGCTGGCGCAGCAGCGCTACAACAGCGGGCTGGTGGATTTCCAGACCGTGCTGGAGACGCAGCGCACGCAGCTCGCGGCGCAGGACAGCCTGGCCAACGCCGAAGCCTCGCTGGCCTCCGACCATGTGCGCCTGTACAAGGCGCTGGGCGGCGGCTGGACGCCCGCGGCGCTGCAAAGCCCAGCGGCCGTGGCCGCAACGAATTGA
- a CDS encoding NAD(P)/FAD-dependent oxidoreductase: MTIPSYDAIIIGAGAAGLFCAAQAGQRGLRVLLIDHAAKVAEKIRISGGGRCNFTNRELDVRQPHKHFVGRNPQFCRSALSRFTPADFIALMDRHGIAHHEKHKGQLFADRSAEDIIAMLLAECAAGGVERWQPCKVGSVAHGAQGYQLATDRGPVRAANLVIATGGLSIPKIGATDFGYRLAQQFGLPLIERTPGLVPLTFDGEAWAPYAQLSGLALPVEISTGSKKERISFHEDLLFTHRGLSGPAVLQISSYWQPGTPLSINLAPNVDLAAALAQAKLRSRKLIANELTAWLPSRLADAWVAQDSEWQRPIAEASDKALNRLAERLSRWEITPNGSEGYKKAEVTLGGVDTRVLSQQSMECKTQPGLFCIGEVVDITGWLGGYNFQWAWASAHACAHSLQPAATGL; encoded by the coding sequence GTGACCATTCCTTCCTACGACGCCATCATCATCGGCGCCGGCGCTGCCGGCCTTTTCTGCGCGGCCCAGGCCGGCCAGCGCGGCCTCAGGGTGCTGCTGATCGACCATGCCGCCAAGGTCGCCGAGAAGATCCGCATCTCGGGCGGCGGGCGCTGCAACTTCACCAACCGCGAGCTCGACGTGCGCCAGCCGCACAAGCATTTCGTCGGCCGCAATCCGCAGTTCTGCCGCTCGGCGCTGTCGCGCTTCACCCCGGCCGATTTCATCGCACTGATGGACCGCCATGGCATTGCCCACCATGAAAAGCACAAGGGCCAGCTGTTTGCCGACCGCTCGGCCGAAGACATCATTGCCATGCTGCTGGCCGAATGCGCGGCTGGCGGGGTCGAGCGCTGGCAGCCGTGCAAGGTGGGCAGCGTGGCCCATGGCGCGCAGGGCTACCAGCTGGCCACCGACCGCGGCCCGGTGCGCGCGGCCAATCTGGTGATCGCGACCGGCGGCCTGTCGATTCCCAAGATCGGCGCCACCGACTTCGGCTACCGCCTGGCACAGCAGTTCGGCCTGCCGCTGATCGAACGCACGCCGGGCCTGGTGCCCCTGACCTTTGACGGCGAGGCTTGGGCGCCCTATGCGCAGCTCTCGGGCCTGGCGCTGCCCGTGGAGATCAGCACCGGCAGCAAGAAGGAGCGCATCAGCTTCCATGAAGACCTGCTGTTCACCCACCGCGGCTTGTCGGGTCCAGCGGTGTTGCAGATCTCGAGCTACTGGCAGCCCGGCACGCCGCTGTCCATCAACCTTGCTCCAAACGTGGACTTGGCCGCGGCGCTGGCCCAGGCAAAGCTGCGCTCGCGCAAGCTGATCGCCAACGAGCTTACGGCCTGGCTGCCGAGCCGCCTGGCCGATGCCTGGGTGGCGCAAGACAGCGAATGGCAGCGGCCCATTGCCGAGGCTTCGGACAAGGCCCTGAACCGCCTCGCCGAGCGCCTGAGCCGTTGGGAAATCACGCCCAACGGCTCGGAAGGCTACAAGAAGGCCGAGGTCACGCTAGGCGGAGTCGACACGCGCGTGCTGTCGCAGCAAAGCATGGAATGCAAGACCCAGCCGGGGCTGTTTTGCATCGG